A segment of the Cohnella algarum genome:
TCGACGCCGACGTGATTCCCGATCCGAGGTCGGGCACTCCGATGTGCCTGCCGTACGGCCTGGCGCCGGAATTGCCGGGGGGAGCGCAGGCGCAGACGGGAGAATCCCGCCAGCTGCAAGGAACGGCGGTCGCGGCGGTGGGCTAGATATCGCCGCCGGCACGCGGAGAATATACTTAAGCTACAGCGGTCGCTCCTGCCAGGGGCGGCCTTTTTCCGCCTATCGTTGTCATTGCTCGCGGCCGACTGTAAAATGAAGGTATTCCGAGCCGGGGGAGAGCGGTCCGCGCAAGGCCGATCCGGCAGACCGGCGCGGCTTGGGGAGATCGGCATTAGCGGATCGACGAAAGGAATGAAAGCGTTACAATGCCGATCCGCCTGCCTGATGCCGAGATTTCGGCTTCTCCAGTCCTTTTGCTTTTCCAAGGGCCGATCGGCGCGGAAGGCCTCAACCTGCGTTTGTCCCGGACGAACCCGGCTCCAATCGGACGTGCCCGCGTTCGAACGTTTATTCGCGGATTACTATTTTTTCATAGACTATGGAGGGTTGCGTCCATGAATTCGATCGAAGAAGTCGGCCGCCAGGCGTCAGCCATCAAGGAGCAAATCGCCGCCGCCGTCGTAGGAAAGTCGGAAGTCGTGGAGTTCCTCCTCATCGCGCTTCTGGCTTCCGGACACGTTATCCTGGAGGATGTGCCGGGAACCGGCAAAACGCTTCTCGCCAAATCGCTCTCCAAAACGCTCGATTGCGATTTCAGAAGAGTTCAGTTTACCGCCGACCTTCTCCCTACCGACATTACGGGCGTTAATTTTTACAATCAGCAGACCGGCCGGTTCGAGCTGCGCAAAGGGCCGGCTTTTACGAACGTTTTGCTGGCCGACGAGCTGAACCGGGCGACTCCGCGCACGCAGTCCAGCCTTCTGGAATGCATGGAGGAGCGCCAGGTGACGATCGACGGGGAGACGCTGCCGCTCGAGGCGCCGTTTCTGGTCGTCGCCACCCAAAATCCGATCGAAAACCACGGCACCTTTCCGCTCCCGGAAGCGCAGCTGGACCGGTTTATGATGCGGATTTCCGTCGGGTATCCGGCGGCCGGCGAGGAGCTTGAAATTTTGCGTCGCTATTCGGCTCGCGATCCGCTTCCGACGCTTCGGCCGGTCATGGACAAAGCGCGTCTGCTCGCGCTGCAAAGCTTCGTTCCCCAAGTGCGAATAAGCGACGATCTGCTGAACTACATGCTCGCGGTCGTCGCGGCGACCCGCGAGCATGCCGAAATCCTGAGCGGGGTCAGCCCCCGGGGCAGCCTTCAATGGGTGAAGGCCGCGCAGGCCCGCGCCTTGCTGCGCGGTCGCGAATACGTCGTGCCGGACGATATCCGCGCCCTGGCGGCGCCGGTGCTGGAGCATCGCCTTGTGCCGAAGGACGGGTTCGGGTTCGGGCGCGACCAATTGAAAAGCCTGCTGCAGCGCATCGTCGCGGATGTCCCCGTCCCGACGGAGCCGGCGCTCGAACGAGGCCTCGGCAGATGATCATTGTGTGGCTGCTGACCGTGTTCGGGGCTGTCTATTTGGTGCAGCACGGGCTGTTTCGCCTATGGGGCAAGGCCGGAATCGAATATGAGCGAACGTTCAGCCAGCCCTACGTGCACGCCGGCCAGACGGTCGTCATGACGGAAACCATCGTCAATCGCAAGCTGCTTCCGCTTCCCTGGCTGCGAGTGGAAACGATCATGCCGTCGATGCTTCGGTTCAAGCATCAAAACGCGGAAACGGCGATCAGCGCCGGAACTTTGCTGCAAAATCATGCGAGCTTGTTCAGCCTGCCCCCTTTTTCCAAGGTGGTGCGCAAGCATGAGGTGGCCTGCGTGCGGCGAGGGATTTATCGCGTGCCTACGCTAGCTTTCACGTTCGGAGACGCCTTCGGATCGGCAGTCGGGAAAATGGACCGGGAAACGGATTGCTCCATCGTCGTATTTCCCCGGGTGAAGGAGATCGCGGAACTGCCGCTGTCAGCCCGGCGGTTTATGCAGAGCGTGCTCAGCCTGTCGGATGCGTTCATGGAAAATCACCACCATGTGGCGGGGGTGCGCGATTATCGGGGCGGCGATTCGTTTCGGCTGATCAATTGGAATGCGACCGCCCGGACGGGAAGGCTGCTGGTGAACAAACGCGAGACGATGCTGGACAACGATTTGACGATCGTGCTCAATGCCGAATTGATGGACGATTCGACCAATCGGAGAATCGGGCCGGACGCGTTCGAGGAAGCGCTCGGGTACGCCGCCTCGGTCATTCGCCATATGCAGCAAAGCGGGGGCAAATCCGGGCTTATTTTTAACGGAAAAACGGCGGACCCGCACCAAGTTCCGCTTCGGGTCGAGCCGCGCGCCGGGAGCGAACAGCTGCTGCACCTATTCCGCTTGATAGCGGGCTTCGAAGCGGTCGTGAAGCTGGATTTGGTTTACGTGCTGGAGGAATTGCTCGCTTCCGGGGTGCGGAACGCCAATTTCCTGATCATGACGGCCTTTATGACGCCGAAGCAGCAGCAGTTGGCCAATCGATTGCGGCAGTCGGGCAATCGGGTCGAAACGATGCTGTTGTACCGGGAACGGGAGGCTTCCGGATGAGCGACGGACAAAAATCCGGCAAATCGCCAGGCGGGCGGGAACGTTCGCGACTCCGCGGGGAAGGCCGGGCGAAGTCCCTGTTCGCCGCGGCGGCGCAGGCGTGGGCATGGCTGCCGGCTATGCTCGTTCTTGCGGAGACGGCCGGGACGGGCCCTCTGCCGCGATGGCTCGGCGTGGCCGCGGGAGCCGCCCTGCTGGCGGCG
Coding sequences within it:
- a CDS encoding DUF58 domain-containing protein — encoded protein: MIIVWLLTVFGAVYLVQHGLFRLWGKAGIEYERTFSQPYVHAGQTVVMTETIVNRKLLPLPWLRVETIMPSMLRFKHQNAETAISAGTLLQNHASLFSLPPFSKVVRKHEVACVRRGIYRVPTLAFTFGDAFGSAVGKMDRETDCSIVVFPRVKEIAELPLSARRFMQSVLSLSDAFMENHHHVAGVRDYRGGDSFRLINWNATARTGRLLVNKRETMLDNDLTIVLNAELMDDSTNRRIGPDAFEEALGYAASVIRHMQQSGGKSGLIFNGKTADPHQVPLRVEPRAGSEQLLHLFRLIAGFEAVVKLDLVYVLEELLASGVRNANFLIMTAFMTPKQQQLANRLRQSGNRVETMLLYREREASG
- a CDS encoding AAA family ATPase is translated as MNSIEEVGRQASAIKEQIAAAVVGKSEVVEFLLIALLASGHVILEDVPGTGKTLLAKSLSKTLDCDFRRVQFTADLLPTDITGVNFYNQQTGRFELRKGPAFTNVLLADELNRATPRTQSSLLECMEERQVTIDGETLPLEAPFLVVATQNPIENHGTFPLPEAQLDRFMMRISVGYPAAGEELEILRRYSARDPLPTLRPVMDKARLLALQSFVPQVRISDDLLNYMLAVVAATREHAEILSGVSPRGSLQWVKAAQARALLRGREYVVPDDIRALAAPVLEHRLVPKDGFGFGRDQLKSLLQRIVADVPVPTEPALERGLGR